Proteins from a genomic interval of Gossypium hirsutum isolate 1008001.06 chromosome A09, Gossypium_hirsutum_v2.1, whole genome shotgun sequence:
- the LOC107888546 gene encoding probable mitochondrial-processing peptidase subunit beta, mitochondrial, whose product MATKQLLSLARRSRKPSYSFTAARSSSSAASPLAAAESKEISPPPPTAMIYDRLALAVKSKLQKLENPDPRFLKYGSPHPTLTSHTHILSSPETKITTLPNGLRVATESTLSSRTATVGVWIDAGSRFETEETNGTAHFLEHMIFKGTEKRSARELEEEIENMGGHLNAYTSREQTTYYAKVMDKDVFKALDILADILQNSKFEEHRISRERDVILREMEEVEGQTEEVIFDHLHSTAFQYTPLGRTILGPADNIRTITKEHLQNYIQTHYTAPRMVIAASGAVKHEEIVDQVKKLFTKLSSDPTTGSQLVMNEPATFTGSEVRMINDDVPLAQFAVAFEGASWTDPDSIALMVMQAMLGSWSKNAGGGKHMGSELVQRVGINEIAESMMAFNTNYKDTGLFGVYAVAKPDCLDDLAYAIMYETTKLAYRVSEADVIRARNQLKSSLMLHIDGTSPVAEDIGRQLLTYGRRIPFAELFARIDAVDPSTVKRVANRFIYDRDIAIAAMGPIQDLRDYNWFRRRTYWNRY is encoded by the exons ATGGCGACCAAGCAGCTGCTTTCTCTTGCTCGCCGGTCCCGCAAGCCATCATATTCTTTCACCGCCGCTAGATCATCTTCTTCGGCCGCCTCTCCGCTCGCCGCCGCCGAATCTAAAGAAATCTCCCCTCCTCCACCAACCGCCATGATCTACGATCGATTAGCCCTCGCCGTTAAATCAAAGCTCCAAAAGCTCGAAAACCCAGATCCTCGTTTCCTCAAATACGGTTCCCCTCACCCAACCCTAACATCCCACACCCACATCTTATCTTCCCCCGAAACCAAAATCACAACTTTGCCCAATGGCCTTCGTGTGGCAACCGAATCTACCCTGTCTTCCCGCACAGCCACGGTTGGGGTCTGGATCGATGCAGGATCGAGATTTGAGACCGAGGAGACGAATGGGACAGCGCATTTCTTGGAACATATGATATTTAAAGGGACAGAGAAGAGGTCTGCGAGGGAACTGGAGGAAGAGATTGAGAATATGGgaggccatttgaatgcttataCTTCCAGGGAACAGACGACTTATTACGCTAAAGTTATGGACAAAGATGTCTTTAAAGCGTTGGATATATTGGCCGATATTTTGCAGAATTCGAAGTTTGAGGAACACAGAATTAGTAGGGAAAGGGATGTGATTCTAAGGGAAATGGAAGAG GTTGAGGGTCAAACGGAGGAGGTTATTTTTGACCATTTGCATTCAACTGCTTTCCAGTACACTCCTCTTGGTAGAACTATTCTCGGACCTGCTGATAATATTAGGACGATCACCAAAGAGCATCTGCAAAACTATATTCAGACACACTATACTGCTCCTAGAATG GTCATTGCTGCATCCGGTGCTGTTAAGCATGAGGAAATTGTTGACCAAGTGAAGAAGTTGTTTACCAAGTTATCGTCTGATCCAACCACTGGTTCTCAGTTAGTTATGAACGAACCAGCAACTTTTACTGGTTCTGAG GTTAGAATGATCAATGATGATGTTCCTCTGGCGCAATTTGCTGTTGCTTTTGAGGGAGCTTCTTGGACAGATCCAGATTCCATTGCGCTCATGGTTATGCAGGCAATGTTGGGTTCATGGAGCAAAAATGCTGGGGGTGGAAAACACATGGG CTCTGAGCTGGTACAAAGAGTCGGCATTAATGAAATTGCAGAAAGCATGATGGCTTTCAACACCAACTATAAAGATACTGGTCTTTTCGGTGTCTATGCTGTTGCCAAG CCTGATTGTTTGGATGATTTGGCTTATGCTATTATGTACGAGACAACCAAGCTAGCCTATCGTGTTTCGGAAGCTGATGTCATTCGTGCTCGTAATCAG TTAAAGTCATCCTTGATGCTTCACATAGATGGAACCAGTCCTGTAGCTGAAGACATTGGACGCCAG CTACTTACATACGGTCGGAGAATCCCATTTGCTGAATTATTTGCTAGGATCGACGCTGTTGACCCCAGCACTGTTAAACGTGTGGCAAACCGATTTATTTATGACAGG GATATCGCCATTGCTGCCATGGGTCCTATCCAAGATTTGCGTGACTACAACTGGTTCAGACGCCGTACTTACTGGAACCGGTATTAG